In bacterium, one genomic interval encodes:
- the folP gene encoding dihydropteroate synthase has protein sequence MGVINVTPDSFYDGGRHNSTDRAVSLALSMLSEGADILDIGGESTRPGSEGVAAEIEIARVVPVIEALSKLKPNAVISVDTSKADVAAESIAAGASIVNDVSACSDPQMIPLLASTACGYIAMHMLGVPRTMQSNPDYKDVVKEVAEYLQDRLDVLVSCGVAAERIALDPGIGFGKLLGHNIELIKAIPKFAALGRPVVIGASRKSMIGALTGAAPDDRLAGSIAVAVAASKLGAHVIRVHDVKATVDALKVARAIWG, from the coding sequence ATGGGCGTAATCAACGTCACCCCGGATTCGTTTTACGACGGCGGCCGGCACAATTCAACCGACAGAGCAGTTTCCCTAGCACTTTCGATGCTAAGTGAAGGCGCGGACATCCTTGACATAGGGGGCGAATCCACCCGGCCGGGAAGTGAAGGCGTTGCGGCGGAAATCGAGATCGCACGCGTGGTTCCGGTGATAGAAGCGTTATCGAAATTGAAACCAAATGCTGTGATAAGCGTGGATACTTCCAAGGCAGATGTAGCTGCCGAATCGATCGCCGCCGGCGCAAGCATCGTCAACGACGTGTCCGCCTGTTCGGATCCGCAAATGATTCCATTGCTGGCGAGCACAGCCTGCGGATACATCGCTATGCACATGCTCGGCGTGCCGCGAACGATGCAGTCTAATCCGGACTACAAGGATGTGGTGAAAGAGGTTGCCGAATATCTTCAAGATAGGCTGGATGTGCTTGTCTCATGCGGTGTCGCCGCGGAACGAATCGCTCTCGATCCCGGCATTGGTTTCGGTAAGCTTTTGGGGCACAACATCGAACTTATAAAGGCAATACCGAAGTTTGCGGCGCTCGGGCGGCCGGTCGTAATCGGCGCAAGCCGTAAATCAATGATTGGAGCGTTAACCGGCGCCGCGCCCGACGACAGGCTCGCGGGTTCGATTGCTGTCGCGGTTGCCGCCTCGAAGCTCGGCGCGCACGTAATTAGAGTGCACGACGTGAAGGCCACGGTTGATGCGCTGAAAGTAGCGCGGGCTATCTGGGGCTGA
- a CDS encoding ATP-dependent metallopeptidase FtsH/Yme1/Tma family protein: MTRGSRLGNILFVALLILVLWMISGYLFSAAVTDISYSDLVGLIKENKVASVVIKPDASQIFGELVPGESLQPSNPKFKDRNQFKTNLPPNYETLVALLVDNGVKVEVEHVSAWSSLFSPTTLFMLLLFALPILFVYMLLSRQIQSSGGNQAFTFGKSKARIADEKGKRVTFADVAGVDEAIEELQEIVDFLKNPRKYQEIGAEIPKGILLIGPPGCGKTLLAKAIAGEAGVPFLYISGSDFVEMFVGVGASRVRDLFEQAKKQTPCLIFVDELDAVGRQRGAGLGGGHDEREQTLNQLLVELDGFEPNSGIILLAATNRPDILDPALLRPGRFDRRVVVDRPDLGGRKGILKIHLRNKAVTPDVDIDVLSRRTPGFSGADLYNVCNEAALLAARQNKKVVSMAEFEEAIDKTIAGPERKSRVISEREKEIIAYHELGHAVVAYHLPSADPVHKISILSRGMALGYTLQLPEEDRFLATKQQMLERISGLLGGRVAEELKFHEISTGATNDLERSTEIARAMVTQYGMSEKLGPLTFGKKHESVFLGRDLSEDRNYSEQIAYDIDLEVKHIISECYDRARSILVSSMGYLDKLAKILLEKEHLGREEFENLMKNFGAASA; encoded by the coding sequence ATGACGCGAGGTTCGCGCCTTGGAAACATACTTTTTGTAGCATTGCTCATCCTGGTGCTGTGGATGATCTCCGGCTATTTGTTCAGCGCGGCTGTGACGGACATCAGCTACAGCGATTTGGTTGGATTAATCAAGGAAAACAAAGTTGCGAGCGTTGTAATTAAACCTGACGCATCGCAGATTTTTGGAGAGCTTGTACCGGGCGAGTCGCTTCAGCCAAGCAATCCCAAGTTCAAGGACAGAAATCAATTCAAAACGAACCTGCCTCCCAACTACGAGACGCTGGTGGCGCTGTTGGTTGACAACGGGGTGAAGGTTGAAGTCGAGCATGTCAGCGCCTGGTCTTCGCTTTTTTCGCCGACCACGCTGTTTATGCTTCTTCTGTTCGCCCTGCCGATACTGTTTGTATACATGTTGCTGTCGCGCCAAATCCAGTCTTCCGGGGGCAACCAGGCCTTTACTTTTGGCAAAAGCAAAGCCAGGATTGCGGATGAAAAGGGCAAGAGGGTGACTTTCGCCGACGTTGCCGGCGTGGACGAGGCAATCGAAGAGCTCCAAGAAATAGTTGACTTCCTTAAGAATCCGCGCAAATACCAGGAGATCGGTGCGGAGATTCCCAAGGGAATACTGCTGATTGGCCCGCCGGGTTGTGGCAAGACTCTTCTTGCAAAAGCCATCGCGGGCGAAGCGGGAGTGCCTTTCTTATACATCAGCGGCTCCGATTTCGTTGAAATGTTCGTGGGCGTGGGAGCAAGCAGGGTGCGCGACCTTTTTGAACAGGCCAAAAAACAAACACCTTGTTTGATTTTTGTGGACGAACTCGATGCCGTGGGAAGGCAGCGCGGGGCAGGGCTCGGCGGCGGTCACGATGAACGGGAACAGACGCTCAACCAGCTGCTTGTCGAATTGGACGGCTTCGAGCCCAATAGCGGAATTATCCTTCTGGCTGCAACCAACCGTCCCGACATCTTGGATCCGGCTTTGTTGAGGCCGGGCAGGTTCGACCGCCGGGTGGTCGTTGATCGTCCGGACTTGGGCGGGAGAAAGGGCATACTTAAGATTCACCTCCGCAACAAGGCCGTAACTCCGGATGTCGATATCGACGTATTATCACGGCGGACGCCCGGATTCAGCGGTGCGGATCTGTACAACGTTTGCAACGAAGCAGCGTTGCTGGCCGCCCGGCAGAACAAAAAAGTCGTGTCAATGGCGGAATTCGAGGAAGCGATAGACAAAACTATCGCCGGTCCGGAGCGCAAGAGCCGTGTAATAAGCGAGCGCGAAAAGGAAATCATCGCCTACCACGAGCTGGGGCATGCCGTTGTTGCATACCACCTGCCTTCCGCTGATCCCGTTCACAAAATAAGCATACTTTCCCGCGGCATGGCCCTTGGATACACACTCCAGCTGCCCGAGGAAGACAGATTCCTTGCCACAAAGCAGCAAATGCTGGAGAGGATTTCGGGACTGCTCGGCGGCCGCGTTGCGGAGGAGCTGAAGTTCCACGAGATCTCGACGGGTGCGACAAACGACCTTGAGCGCTCAACGGAGATTGCCCGCGCGATGGTTACCCAGTACGGGATGAGCGAAAAGCTCGGCCCGCTGACCTTCGGCAAGAAGCACGAAAGCGTGTTTTTGGGGCGCGACTTGTCGGAGGATCGTAACTATTCCGAGCAGATCGCCTATGACATCGACCTGGAAGTGAAACACATAATAAGTGAATGTTACGACAGGGCTCGAAGCATTCTGGTCAGCTCTATGGGCTATCTGGACAAGCTCGCCAAGATTCTGCTTGAAAAGGAGCATCTGGGGCGGGAAGAGTTCGAAAACCTGATGAAGAACTTCGGAGCGGCATCCGCTTGA
- a CDS encoding PspA/IM30 family protein: MGFWKRLGRFFRALFGGAMSAVEDPEMMLRQTIDDMRAKIPRMNESLAKMKGGIVLLEDELKTYEADSAKMKATIKAALEAGDEIVAANYAVRLKSTLESMERTKAQIEQAQMAFNQAIDLRNEYKKEIEKKARDFERAVDEKRLAEFKKEVASAFESFQVGDADYTYKEMMDKLKRRTAEAEARLEVAMTGIDAEQYKIDRRAEEIEAKEILDQFRVEWGLSQEQKAADKTLGMAQPKEQEKQAE; encoded by the coding sequence ATGGGATTTTGGAAAAGACTAGGCAGGTTTTTCCGGGCGCTCTTTGGGGGCGCGATGAGCGCGGTCGAAGATCCGGAAATGATGCTCAGACAGACGATCGATGACATGCGCGCCAAGATCCCGCGAATGAATGAAAGCCTTGCGAAGATGAAAGGCGGCATAGTCCTTCTCGAAGACGAGCTCAAAACATACGAAGCTGATAGCGCCAAAATGAAAGCGACAATCAAGGCGGCCCTTGAAGCCGGCGACGAGATAGTGGCGGCGAATTACGCCGTGAGGCTGAAGTCCACTCTCGAATCCATGGAGCGCACAAAGGCGCAGATAGAGCAGGCGCAAATGGCGTTCAATCAGGCTATCGACCTTAGGAACGAATACAAGAAGGAGATTGAAAAAAAGGCCCGCGATTTCGAGAGGGCAGTGGATGAAAAGCGGCTGGCGGAATTCAAAAAGGAGGTGGCGAGCGCCTTCGAAAGTTTCCAGGTGGGCGATGCGGATTACACTTACAAGGAAATGATGGACAAACTAAAGCGCAGAACGGCCGAGGCGGAGGCGAGGCTGGAGGTCGCCATGACCGGAATAGACGCGGAGCAGTACAAAATCGACAGACGCGCCGAAGAAATCGAGGCGAAGGAGATACTAGACCAGTTTCGCGTGGAATGGGGATTGTCTCAGGAACAAAAGGCCGCGGATAAAACTCTGGGAATGGCGCAACCGAAAGAGCAGGAAAAGCAGGCGGAGTGA
- a CDS encoding PAS domain S-box protein yields MSPKFAAIPSFSEIISQIGEAIWVIGPTGHWVFVNPTFAKFIGIQADEVYSHALFDYIHPDDKGSVAEGFEQLKKAGEMIELRYRLIHREGVDVWVSSVVTAVRDSARQIQYYVGTSRKVSAESAGYSGVDFASGAKQQALPGAPDIPFELVIMGMATPVWVVDIARNFVFSNPAFNLYVGFSQEELVGKTIEQLINDKSRDLLDASIKRLVEGEENAEVEIEFRKREGWNESQKFVIRPVRSSQGAIQFFIGNSRGEGEIISESALPDPTAPYRETLEKIGAPSWISDAKGQFIFVNGAFCTTFGLRPGEIPSEPLQTLVHPDDQGIVKSALQDLRTTDTVKLTFRFCPVPARIFWVDLVLSGLKTKEEGLIYVVATAHDMTRERELENQTIQLRDRLQAVIDQIPDAILATDNQGKIRVINQRVPDLLDMLELEIIEQSLTDVFGGSASAPMKEILEKALGGKDGTSTITLGNGSDSLPLILKYAPLMHEGVIDGAVFVLKSVK; encoded by the coding sequence ATGTCGCCTAAATTCGCTGCGATACCATCCTTTTCGGAGATAATATCCCAGATTGGAGAAGCCATCTGGGTAATCGGGCCGACCGGCCACTGGGTATTCGTCAACCCGACGTTCGCCAAATTCATCGGCATCCAGGCCGACGAAGTCTATTCCCACGCGCTTTTCGATTATATCCATCCGGATGACAAGGGTTCGGTCGCGGAGGGCTTCGAGCAGCTCAAAAAAGCCGGCGAAATGATCGAACTTAGGTATCGCCTAATCCACCGGGAAGGCGTGGATGTTTGGGTTTCCAGCGTAGTTACCGCGGTTCGCGATTCGGCCAGGCAAATTCAGTATTACGTGGGTACGTCGCGCAAAGTAAGCGCGGAATCCGCGGGGTATTCCGGAGTTGATTTTGCGTCGGGGGCGAAACAGCAGGCACTCCCTGGCGCGCCGGACATTCCCTTCGAGCTGGTGATTATGGGCATGGCCACGCCGGTGTGGGTGGTTGACATCGCCAGGAATTTTGTCTTCTCCAATCCTGCTTTCAACCTTTATGTAGGCTTTTCGCAGGAAGAGCTTGTGGGAAAAACAATAGAGCAACTGATCAATGATAAATCGCGCGATTTGCTGGATGCTTCGATTAAAAGGTTGGTGGAAGGCGAGGAAAACGCGGAGGTGGAAATTGAGTTCCGAAAGCGGGAAGGCTGGAATGAATCTCAGAAGTTCGTGATACGGCCCGTCAGATCGTCGCAAGGTGCGATTCAATTTTTCATAGGGAATTCGCGCGGAGAGGGGGAAATAATTTCCGAAAGCGCCCTTCCCGATCCAACCGCTCCGTACCGGGAAACGCTTGAGAAAATCGGCGCGCCGTCCTGGATCTCCGATGCGAAAGGTCAGTTCATTTTTGTCAACGGCGCATTTTGCACAACATTCGGCTTGCGGCCGGGCGAAATACCATCGGAGCCTTTGCAAACCCTTGTTCACCCCGATGATCAAGGTATTGTAAAGAGTGCTTTGCAAGATTTGCGGACAACCGATACCGTCAAGTTGACTTTCCGGTTTTGCCCGGTACCGGCCAGGATATTCTGGGTTGATCTTGTGCTGTCCGGTCTTAAAACCAAGGAAGAAGGGCTGATTTACGTGGTGGCCACCGCGCACGATATGACGCGGGAGCGTGAATTGGAAAATCAGACGATTCAGCTCAGGGATCGTCTCCAAGCGGTAATAGATCAAATTCCTGACGCAATCCTTGCAACGGATAATCAGGGAAAGATTCGCGTAATCAACCAGCGCGTTCCGGATTTGCTCGACATGCTCGAGCTTGAAATAATCGAGCAGAGCCTGACGGATGTTTTCGGCGGTTCCGCAAGCGCGCCAATGAAAGAAATACTGGAAAAGGCGCTTGGCGGAAAAGACGGAACGTCCACGATCACACTCGGCAACGGCTCTGATTCTTTGCCGCTTATACTGAAGTACGCGCCTTTGATGCACGAAGGGGTAATCGACGGTGCGGTTTTCGTTCTTAAGTCGGTGAAATGA